The sequence below is a genomic window from Candidatus Methylomirabilota bacterium.
CTCCAGGCTGCCGGCCACCGGCGCCGCCGGGGCCGGGGCGCCGCGGGTGATTTCGGCCGGGAGGTCGTCAAGCTGGATCTCCTCGCCCTTGGCCAGGATCGCGGCCCGCTCGATCGCGTGCTCCAGCTCCCGCACGTTGCCGGGCCAGGCGTACGCCTCCAGGCAGGCCAGCGCGGCGGCCCCGAGCCGCTTGGGGCCATAGCCGGCGTTGGCGTCCACGAAGTGGCGCGCGAGCAGGGCCACGTCCTCGGGACGTTCGCGCAACGGGGGCAGCTGCACGGTGATCGTGTTGATCCGGTAATACAGGTCCTGCCGGAACTGACCGGCCTTCATGGCCTCGGCGAGGTCACGGTTGGTCGCGGCCACCAGACGGAGGTCGACCCGGCGGGGCCGGGTCCCGCCCACGCGGAAGAAACTGCGGCTCTCCAGAACGCGCAGCAGCTTGACCTGGCTTTCCGGCTCCATCTCGCCGATCTCGTCGAGGAACAGCGTGCCCCCGTCGGCCAGCTCGATGAGCCCGGGCTTGGCGCCGAGCGCCCCGGTGAAGGCGCCTTTCTCGTGGCCGAACAGCTCGGATTCGAGGACTTCCCGAGGCAAGGCGCCGCAGTGGATGGGCACGAACGGCCGGCCGGCCCGCGGCGAACGCTCGTGGATGGCCCGGGCCACCAGCTCCTTGCCGGTTCCGCTCTCGCCGAGCACGAGGACGGACGAATCAGTAGGGGCCACGCGCTCGACGATACGCAGCACCTCATGCATGCGCGGGCTCCGCGTCAGGATGCCGCCCGGGAGCTCCGCGCCGGGGCCGTGGGCGCGAAGCGCGACGTTCTCGCGCAGGAGCTGGGCCTTCTCTGCCGCCTTGCCGATGAGCACGTCGAGCTCCTCGAGCTTGGCGGGCTTGGTGAGGTAGTCGTAGGCGCCCAGCTTCATGGCCTCCACCGCAGTGGAGACTTCCTGGAATCCGGTCATGACGATAACTTGAGGACACTCCGGTGCGCCGGCCAGCTCGCGCAGCACGTCGATACCCTCCTTGCGGGGCATCTTCATGTCGAGCACCACGACGTCGTAGCCGCCCTCGGCGATCCGCTCCAGCGCCGCCACGCCGTCGGCGACGCCGTCGACCTCGTGCCCCCGGCGCGTCAGTTCCCGGACCAGCAGCTCGCGCAGATTGCGCTCGTCATCGGCCACCAGGACGCGGATCGGGCGCGTCATACCGGTAGCACCACGCGGAAGACGGAGCCTTTGCCGACCCGGGACGTGACTTCGATGCGGCCGCCGTGGTCGGTGACGATGCCCTGGGCGATGGCCAGCCCCAGG
It includes:
- a CDS encoding sigma-54 dependent transcriptional regulator; the protein is MTRPIRVLVADDERNLRELLVRELTRRGHEVDGVADGVAALERIAEGGYDVVVLDMKMPRKEGIDVLRELAGAPECPQVIVMTGFQEVSTAVEAMKLGAYDYLTKPAKLEELDVLIGKAAEKAQLLRENVALRAHGPGAELPGGILTRSPRMHEVLRIVERVAPTDSSVLVLGESGTGKELVARAIHERSPRAGRPFVPIHCGALPREVLESELFGHEKGAFTGALGAKPGLIELADGGTLFLDEIGEMEPESQVKLLRVLESRSFFRVGGTRPRRVDLRLVAATNRDLAEAMKAGQFRQDLYYRINTITVQLPPLRERPEDVALLARHFVDANAGYGPKRLGAAALACLEAYAWPGNVRELEHAIERAAILAKGEEIQLDDLPAEITRGAPAPAAPVAGSLEAMERQHIVSTLRAVGGHRGKAAALLQVDPKTLYRKILAYQIAAEEWK